Below is a window of Microbacterium saperdae DNA.
CGGCCGTCGCCCTGGTCGACCGACTGCTGGTGGTCACGACGGCGAGCGTCGGGCTCGCGCACCCCGCCGAAGCGGACGGCGCGCTGCTGGGCGTGGAGGTCGAGGTCGGCGGGTCTCCGGCTCTGCCCTGGGCCGGTACGCCTCCCACCACGGATACGGCCCACTCCGCGGCGGCCGGCGAGGTGGCGCGATGAGCACGGTGGACAACACGCAGCTCCAGCTCCGCCTGGCGTCGAGCAGGATCGTCGCCATCCTCCGTGGGACGGACGTCGATGCCACGGTCGCCGCCGCACGCACGCTGCTGGACGTCGGCATCCTGACCCTCGAGATCACCCTGACCCTGCGTGATGCGGAGGAGGCGATCGCACAGCTGGTGCAGGACGCGCCCGCTGACGCGCTGATCGGGGCGGGTACCGTGCTCGACGAGGGCGACGTCGATCGGGCCGTCTCCGCGGGCGCGCAGTTCCTGGTCACTCCCACCCTCAACGACTCCGTCCCCTACGCCGTGGCGCAGAGCATCGGCATCCTTCCGGGCGTCTACACGCCCACCGAGATCCAGCGCGGCCACGATCTGGGCAGCGCAGCCGTGAAGCTGTTCCCGGCTGCGACCCTGGGGGCGGGGTTCATCCGCGCGGTGCGCGACCCCTTCCCCGGTGCGCGGATCATCCCGGTCGGAGGAGTGACCGCCGCCACCGTCGGCGACTACCTCGCGGCGGGGGCCTTCGGCGTCGGAGTCGGCGGCCCGCTCGTCGGCGATGCGGCCTCACCGGGCGGAGACCTCGACGCGCTGGCGGTGCGTGCGCGGTCGTTCCTCGACGCGCTGCGGGTCGACTGACCGGCAGCGTCATGCGTCCATAGCCTTCTCATCATCCGTCCCTCGAATCCGCATAGCGCTGCTCCTTAACGTCGATCTCGCCCCGCGATGTCCGCGGCAGAAGGAGAGAGATGTACGGAACATATCTGCGGCGCGAACTCGCCGGCCGCAAGAAGCAGACCATGATCGTCGCGATCGGATTGGCGATCGCGATCGCACTCGTGATCATCGTGAACGCG
It encodes the following:
- a CDS encoding bifunctional 4-hydroxy-2-oxoglutarate aldolase/2-dehydro-3-deoxy-phosphogluconate aldolase, which produces MSTVDNTQLQLRLASSRIVAILRGTDVDATVAAARTLLDVGILTLEITLTLRDAEEAIAQLVQDAPADALIGAGTVLDEGDVDRAVSAGAQFLVTPTLNDSVPYAVAQSIGILPGVYTPTEIQRGHDLGSAAVKLFPAATLGAGFIRAVRDPFPGARIIPVGGVTAATVGDYLAAGAFGVGVGGPLVGDAASPGGDLDALAVRARSFLDALRVD